TATATTCTGCGTTTGCTGTGTCAACAGTGACATCCCAGTTCTCGTCATAAACATATGGAGCGTAGAGGAAAGTTACATCATCACCGGAAGCAACATCGTTAAGGCCAAGACCATTGGAGGCAAGCACATCGTTCACATAAATGAACCAGGCAGTGGAAGCAGTGTAGTTGTCCTCAATGCCGTTGATGTCAGTAAGATAGAAGGAGCCATAATCAGCATACCATTCATCGCTTACACCATATGTGAAAGAACCGGCATCAGAAGCAGCGACTAAAGCACCAAGGTCAGTGAGGCTGTCAATAGCATAACTGTTGGAAGCGTTGTTAGTAGGAACAAAGGTGAAGGTATCATCAGCTAATGTAACTGTACCATCAAAGATCACAGTTGCTGAACTTCCTTCGTTCACGGTGATATCAACAATATATTCTGCATTTGCTGTATCAACAGTGACATCCCAGTTCTCGTCATAAACATATGGAGCGTAGAGGAAAGTTACATCATCACCGGAAACAACATCGTTAAGGCCAAGACCATTGGAGGCAAGCACATCGTTCACATAAATGAACCAGGCAGTGGAAGCAGTGTAGTTGTCCTCAATGCCGTTGATGTCAGTAAGATAGAAGGAGCCATAATCAGCGTACCATTCATCGCTTACACCATATGTGAATGAACCGGCATCAGAAGCAGCGACTAAAGCACCAAGGTCAGTGAGGCTGTCAATAGCATAACTGTTGGAAGCGTTGTTAGTAGGAACAAAGGTGAAGGTATCATCAGCTAATGTAACTGTACCATCAAAGATCACAGTTGCTGAACTTCCTTCGTTCACGGTGATATCAACAATATATTCTGCATTTGCTGTATCAACAGTGACATCCCAGTTCTCGTCATAAACATATGGAGCGTAGAGGAAAGTTACATCATCACCGGAAACAACATCGTTAAGGCCAAGACCATTGGAGGCAAGCACATCGTTCACATAAATGAACCAGGCAGTGGAAGCAGTGTAGTTGTCCTCAATGCCGTTGATGTCAGTAAGATAGAAGGAGCCATAATCAGCGTACCATTCATCGCTTACACCATATGTGAATGAACCGGCATCAGAAGCAGCGACTAAAGCACCAAGGTCAGTGAGGCTGTCAATGTCGTAACTGTTGGAAGCGTTGTTAGTAGGAACAAAGGTGAAGGTATCATCAGCTAATGTAACTGCACCATCAAAAACAGTAGTTGGAGTTGCAGATGCAACACCCATCATTATTGCACACAGAAATGCAATTATAGCAATATTAAATATTTTTTGTATTTTCATTTATTTTACCTCTGCAAAGATTGGAATTTTACATAATTCCGATTTAATTTTGCAGAGAAAGAAAAGATACATATATAAGTGTTAGATAATAGTTAATATACATTAGTATTTAGACTAATTATCATATCCTTGAACGTTTTTAAATGAAATACTTCTGTAAAAATCCCCTAAATTCAGGCAATAGTACAAGTACATAAAACTTCTAAATGTTTCCTGCAATGAGGATGAAAGGTGCTGATTTTTAGCTACAGACATTGATTTGTGTAGATATTATACAGAGCAAAAAATAGTCCGTTATTATAAAAAGGAAGGAACTTCCTCAAGAAGTACCTTTTCACATTGAGTTGTTGAACCTCCATGCATTATACATTGCAATGACATCCTCGATATTTATGTTTAAACCTGTGCCAGGAGCTGGACTTGTGAACCGCCAACAATTGTAAGCAGCTATGACTTCTTCGATAGTAATATATGTTCCATCAGGATTACCTGCAGAACTTGGATCATTCCACGGATTCCAGTCATCCAAAACAATATACTCTGCCTTTATTTCAGTATCCTCTCCCCATTCGTTGCTTGCAGTGAGAGTCACATTATAAGAACCAGGTGTAGAATATGTGTATACAGGATTACTTTCAGTTGAACTGTTTCCGTCACCGAAATCCCATTCCCATGAATCCGGATTGTTGGTAGAAATATCAGTGAACTGCACAGTCAGACTTATGTTACCTGAAGTTACGTTTGCAGTAAAATCACATTCAGGTATAGGGATTACAGTTGCAACCCATGGAATATAGTCTACATTATCAGTTACTGCATTTCCAACACCAGATGGATTGGTATTTTCATTGTAAGGGCCATAATCATCACCCCACCAGTTATCGGTAGCATTAACCTCTTCCTGGGCATAATTCACCACACCACCATAAGCGGAACCATCTGTACCACTGTATGTCTGAACATTATCTGTTATGTTCGCTCCGGTGATCACTACATTTATAGGCCCTGCATTGTTCTTATCGGGTTCACCAATACGTATACCTCGTTCGTTGAATGAATAGGTACCACCATTGATCTGCACACCATCAAGGACTGCATCATTGGGAGAAACATAACTGCCATCATCTCTTGCCTTGATCATGATTCCGGCACCTTCCTTGTATCCAAGACCATTATTGGTAACAGTCAGGTTATTGAATACAAGGTTAGCATAGTTACCTGCCTTCAGGTTGATGTCAAAACCACCGTTCCATACCTGGTTCCAGAAGTCGCTCTTACCGTTATTATCAACAAGAACATTATTGAAAGTTGCATCTGACAGCTTTTCAACATAGATACCTTTGTAGTCATTTTCACTGAAACTGCTATCATCTACAGTGACAAACTGCACATTACTGGTTTCGTTAATATCAACGGTTTTAGCAAAGTACCATCCATAATCACAGTTATCAAATGTGGAATCCTTAACTACAAAATTACTAAGACTTCCATCAGTTGCAATCTTAAGGCCGATCTCATTCTCAACTGTATGAGTTGTTGCACCAACCACATGAACATTGTCAAACTCAAGATAGGAAACGCTTTCGTTGTTGTGTACCTCAAAAGCATAAACACCATCTGGTGCTATCCTGATATCTTTTATCAAAACAGGGTCTTCTTCGGAATTACCTGAAGCAGATAACTTGACAATTCTTGTATCCGTATCTTTCTGCAATATAGAATCCACAAGTGGATCAGTTCCACTTCCGCTGCCGATCAAAGATACTTTCCTGTTGACATCAATGTTCTCACTGTAAGTACCTGGCAAAAGGAAAATAGTATCTACAGGATTTGCAGCTTCTATAGCATCCTGAATTTTTCCGTAAGGAGTGACATAATATATCATCGGTGTTGTATCAAATTCAGCTCCAAGCCATGGAGAATACACTGCATTGTCAGTGACATTATCCCCGGTTCCTGCTGAATTGGTAGTTTCATGGTAAGGACCTGTTACATCTCCCCACCAGTTAAGTGCTGCATCCACTTCTGTAATATTAACATCGACATACAGACCGGAATCACCATTTCCAACGATATTGTTATTATGAATCTCTACATTGACCGGATCAGGAATATCGTACTCAGGATACCATACCTCATAATCATATACACTTATTCCATCGTAGATATTGTTCAGAATATCGTTGTTCTCAACCACAACAGTGTCTACACCATTGGCAATATCAATACCATATTCATTGTTCTCTACAAGATTATTGGTAACTGTAATATCTGAACATGTAGCTGCCCATACTTCGGATGAATATAGTTCTATTGGATAATCAGTCACACTGATAGCAACTTCATTATCATGGACATAGTTCTCATCAACTGTTACATTGCTTGTATCTACAACCATAATGGCAGTTCCTTCCCAGTCTGTTCCCGGCCATCCACAATGAGATACATCATTATCCTGTATAAGTCCACTTGCACCATAACCAAATTGAATACCATTAGGAGCCCAGGTAATATTATCACCATTATAAGGTCCGATAACAGTGTTGCCTATTACCTCATTATCACCTGAGTAAAGTCCGATACCACCACGAGCAAACTGATCGATCAGATTGTCCTGAATAGTAATGTTCATGGAGCCATATCCCAGAATAGCAAAAGTCTCCTTTCCATCTACAAGGATATTCTCAAAAGTGTTATCATGAATAGAGGAAAGTATTTCGCTATTATCACGATTAACATTCCTGCATATTACACTGCTCCACCTCTGTGAAGGTGTAAAATTGCTTGCATCAATAGTAAAACCGGACATTTCAACAGTAATGCAATCTGAACCATATACAGTGTCATTGGAACTTGAATATGTTCCACCCAGAAGTCCCACCACATACTCATATGTCTTTGAGGACTCGGCAAGAGTTATAATTTCAGGAGTATCCGGACATTTTATCGTAGCACCATCAGGTGCTTCCAGTTTGACACTTTTATCAACAGTAATACTTTCTTCATATATGCCTGGCATCACAGAAATTGTATCACCGGGCAATGCATCGTCTATTGCTTCCTGTATCGTAGGATACACCACAATTGTGCTGGCTACTGAAACACCACCTGAACTGCCATTATAATTACAGTCAACAACTAGAGTCGATGCTTCTGCAAATCCAATACACATAAAAATGATTGATAGAGTAAGTACTACCCAACTAACTTTCCCAATTTTCATAAAACCACCATCTAGAATTAAGTTTGGACATAAATGCCGTTTTTTGTATGGGTTTCATAGGACATGGTATTTAAACATGGAAAAGTCAGTAAGAGATGTTATATTGAAAGATAATGACGGCTCTGTAGAACTCCTGATTATATAAGCGACGCAAATGTTGCTGTTTTTCAGTTTTGGAAAAACAATTGAAGCTAAAAACAAAGCAACCATCCGCCGAAGGCGGCACATTCCCATGCTGCTACACAGAAGATTATTGCATTTATACAAAGGATTCTATAGAAGGTGATACACAAAATTATTTCAGTACACCATGATCACTTTTTGTATTGTGGAAAAGCGCTGGCTTCGCCGAACATTTCGGAATAATTCTGGTAATCTATGATTTGCAATAAATCGTTTTATTAATTCCTTTTAGATTTAATGACAGGATTTCTACAGAACTAATGTTTAAGGTAAAATCAATCACTCATTTCCAGCTCCTGAACATTTACCACTTGCCCTGTATCTGTATCGATCAGCATGAAAGTGACCGTATCTCCCTCATATAAAATAAGCTTTCCAAGCATGAATCTTCCACTGTCTGAATTTGAAGCTTCTAATGTTGAAAAATTAATTTCAATCACATCTCCCTGGTTCAATAGATGTTTGTCCATTGCAACATTATTATATGAAGAATCTGAAATAGAGAAATCAATTTCACTTTTACCTATTGTTTCTATTAATGTAGGTTCACCTGTCATACATATTACTTTAATTGCTCAACATACAGTGGATAGCCACCTTCATAAACAAAGGTAATATTGTTTCCAATTAGTGAAACATCAGCATCAAAATCAGAGACCAGATAAGGATAATAGGTTTCAGTATCTTCATTAACTGTGACATTATCATCAAAAAGTATCTTGCCTGTTGGTGTATAAATAATTTTGATATTCACTGATTCTCCAGAAGAAAGGGAATCATCAGATGGATCTGCAGGATCATCACCCCAGTCAGCAAACATTGCCTGCATACCAGTCATATGTCCATCAGGATCTAAATCATAGTCACCTTCATCATGGTTCCAGGTTGCGCCAGCATAATTGGAATACTCATCAGCAACAATAGTAATCCCCGGCTCCATCACAAATTCCCCAAAGAATTGTCCCGTTGTAGGGAAATTGCCCAGATTCAGAAAAGGAGATACACCGACGAAAGATAACGTATTTGTGTTATCTACATTTGGCAGGATTTCCATGGTTTTATTGGACCCTCTTGCATTCGGATTTGTAGTGATGATCTCCAGATCCTTTGTGTGAATTACATCTCCTGCTGTTTGCTGGATGCTTAGATAACTAAGGTTACCATATTCAGAATCAACATCTTTGTGTAATTCAATATGGAACTCAGCAGAAGGCGATACATGTGGCTCTGACATGTCATTTAACCAGTGATGTATCCACGTCTGGAGTTCTTTTAATGTCAGTGCATCTTTCTCTACTATATCGGGAAGTACACCGCCATCCATGACAAGAAGTTCTGAATCAAGAATCTCATTGGAAGAAGTATCTATTACAGATAATCTGAAAACTTCACTTTTACAAACAACCTGGCTGCCCAGTAAAACACCTTGTACCTGGCTGTTAGGACCATACACCCAGGTTTCAAAAGAGACATTGATAACATCCCCTGGCAACAGTGGAGAATTCAATGGACAGGAAATAGTATCACTATCAAGGAATCCGTTCATTACAGGCAAACCATGAGAAACTTCAATAGCAATGTTCTCTGAATACACAAAAGCCTCTCCCAGATATTCCAAAGTGATAAATCCATTATCAAGAGAAGAACTCATATTGAAATTAGCTCCACCTTCTGCTAACCTTATTGGTTGCTTTGGATATCCTGAAACAATAACTTCCTGTTCAAAAATGATCTCATTTTTTGAAGAATCAATAAGCATAACAGAAACAACATCCCCGGGTTGTAATGAATCATCACATGGATCTGCAGGATCATCGCCCCAGTCAGCAAACATTGCCTGCATACCTGTCATATGCCCATCTGCATCAAGCACATACTCGCCCTGATCTGGCTCCCAGGTAGCACCATCATAAACGGAATACTCGTCAGCAATTATAGTCATACCGGGTTCCAGTACAAAGACTCCAAAAAACTGGCCATCAGTGGGGAAATTACCCACGTTCCAGAAAGGCGATGTTCCAGTAAATAAAAGGGTTTTTGTGTTTGTTACACCGGGTAAAATTACTCTGGTTTTATTCCCACGTGCATTGGGATTAAAAGTTACGATAATAAGATCATTGGTATCAATTGGCTCTCCACTTGTTTTGGTAATAGAGAAATAACTTACATTTCCATAACCGGTTTGAACATCTTTTGCAATTTCCAGATTATATTCTTCAGGGAAAAGCTGCTCATCATTTAGCCAATTATGAATTGTTTCCTGTAAACTGTCAGTGGTAACTTTACTATGTGAGTAGGACTCATTGAATTCTTCATATGAAATACAGGATACAGGAACAGAGGTAAAAACGAAGATAAACAGCATTATTAGAAATGAATAGAGAGGATTCAGATTAACCCC
The sequence above is a segment of the uncultured Methanolobus sp. genome. Coding sequences within it:
- a CDS encoding right-handed parallel beta-helix repeat-containing protein, giving the protein MKIGKVSWVVLTLSIIFMCIGFAEASTLVVDCNYNGSSGGVSVASTIVVYPTIQEAIDDALPGDTISVMPGIYEESITVDKSVKLEAPDGATIKCPDTPEIITLAESSKTYEYVVGLLGGTYSSSNDTVYGSDCITVEMSGFTIDASNFTPSQRWSSVICRNVNRDNSEILSSIHDNTFENILVDGKETFAILGYGSMNITIQDNLIDQFARGGIGLYSGDNEVIGNTVIGPYNGDNITWAPNGIQFGYGASGLIQDNDVSHCGWPGTDWEGTAIMVVDTSNVTVDENYVHDNEVAISVTDYPIELYSSEVWAATCSDITVTNNLVENNEYGIDIANGVDTVVVENNDILNNIYDGISVYDYEVWYPEYDIPDPVNVEIHNNNIVGNGDSGLYVDVNITEVDAALNWWGDVTGPYHETTNSAGTGDNVTDNAVYSPWLGAEFDTTPMIYYVTPYGKIQDAIEAANPVDTIFLLPGTYSENIDVNRKVSLIGSGSGTDPLVDSILQKDTDTRIVKLSASGNSEEDPVLIKDIRIAPDGVYAFEVHNNESVSYLEFDNVHVVGATTHTVENEIGLKIATDGSLSNFVVKDSTFDNCDYGWYFAKTVDINETSNVQFVTVDDSSFSENDYKGIYVEKLSDATFNNVLVDNNGKSDFWNQVWNGGFDINLKAGNYANLVFNNLTVTNNGLGYKEGAGIMIKARDDGSYVSPNDAVLDGVQINGGTYSFNERGIRIGEPDKNNAGPINVVITGANITDNVQTYSGTDGSAYGGVVNYAQEEVNATDNWWGDDYGPYNENTNPSGVGNAVTDNVDYIPWVATVIPIPECDFTANVTSGNISLTVQFTDISTNNPDSWEWDFGDGNSSTESNPVYTYSTPGSYNVTLTASNEWGEDTEIKAEYIVLDDWNPWNDPSSAGNPDGTYITIEEVIAAYNCWRFTSPAPGTGLNINIEDVIAMYNAWRFNNSM
- a CDS encoding DUF4430 domain-containing protein, which codes for MKIQKIFNIAIIAFLCAIMMGVASATPTTVFDGAVTLADDTFTFVPTNNASNSYDIDSLTDLGALVAASDAGSFTYGVSDEWYADYGSFYLTDINGIEDNYTASTAWFIYVNDVLASNGLGLNDVVSGDDVTFLYAPYVYDENWDVTVDTANAEYIVDITVNEGSSATVIFDGTVTLADDTFTFVPTNNASNSYAIDSLTDLGALVAASDAGSFTYGVSDEWYADYGSFYLTDINGIEDNYTASTAWFIYVNDVLASNGLGLNDVVSGDDVTFLYAPYVYDENWDVTVDTANAEYIVDITVNEGSSATVIFDGTVTLADDTFTFVPTNNASNSYAIDSLTDLGALVAASDAGSFTYGVSDEWYADYGSFYLTDINGIEDNYTASTAWFIYVNDVLASNGLGLNDVASGDDVTFLYAPYVYDENWDVTVDTANAEYIVDITVNEGSSATVIFDGTVTLADDTFTFVPTNNASNSYAIDSLTDLGALVAASDAGSFTYGVSDEWYADYGSFYLTDINGIEDNYTASTAWFIYVNDVLASNGLGLNDVAFGDDVTFLYAPYVYDENWDVTVDTANAEYIVNITVEEVVEPTIIYDGTVTLEEGTFTFIPSNNASNSYQIEVLTDLGALVAASDAGSFTYGVSDEWYADYGSFYLTDINGIEDDYSASTAWFIYINDELAPLGLSQNIVADGDNLTFLYASYEYDENWNVIVDTENPVYVVGINVVVEVANAIDSINDLKEYINSLDAPDCTKCILNIRLDGVIYSLEHDRNQMAIIKLQSFKIAVERHESWGNLTSEEADYIIGEANDIIEIIQNS